Proteins from one Phocoena phocoena chromosome 7, mPhoPho1.1, whole genome shotgun sequence genomic window:
- the RUFY4 gene encoding RUN and FYVE domain-containing protein 4 gives MAEEGAIFKMTSDLKAVISAILQGYGGGQQPVTDTSADLHRLCGCLEQLLQFDQKEQKSFLRPRKDYWDFLCTALWRQRGDMEPVHFVHSQEKLKTPLGKGRAFIRFCLAHGQLAESLQLCLLNPELTRKWYGPRSPLLCPELQEDILDSLYALNEVTFDLDLQRPDLDGAWPMFSESRCSNSNWTQGRRPRKIKNSPKEISPTYGDPTGGHPEEPHTRQASSLRDAPREDRLAGLPRSQQHKHQPLFLEKKKEDPRRLGPPQSTWELEGEELQQNQEKGAPRTGMCLENSTPSIQGQGKGTKGTLKEVIGTDTEGRGVLLSAEGQRTIDGTYEGEAERSHIHRLLASSPKEMIRDAVSGSRQGGKVPSIPREFWVLQGLETKEGSTTEKPQEQIGVTHATRREEQAEMALQDVVKSLRHGLQKTMEQAQHQERLLKEQEGELKALQEQLNRCQEERARLQAELEHNQQEAERKGAMHEEELGGQRDLVRAMKRRVLELIQEKDNLWQKVQHLSSLAPGCCVVCNKIFSRLSRRYLCRLCGGLVCHACSVDFKKKECHCPPCSQRREAQVL, from the exons ATGGCAGAAGAAGGGGCTATCTTCAAgatgaccagtgacctgaagg CTGTCATCTCTGCCATCCTCCAGGGCTATGGGGGTGGGCAGCAGCCGGTGACAGACACCAGTGCTGACCTGCACAGACTCTGTGGCTGCCTGGAGCAACTGCTGCAG TTTGACCAGAAAGAGCAGAAGAGCTTCCTGAGGCCTCGGAAGGATTACTGGGACTTCCTCTGCACAGCCCTGTGGCGGCAGCGGGGGGACATGGAGCCAGTCCACTTTGTCCACTCACAGGAAAAG TTGAAGACCCCGCTGGGAAAAGGCCGAGCCTTCATCCGCTTCTGTCTCGCCCACGGACAGCTGGCCGAGTCCCTGCAGCTCTGCCTCCTGAACCCAGAGCTCACCAG GAAGTGGTATGGCCCCCGGAGCCCTCTGCTGTGCCCTGAACTCCAGGAAGACATCCTGGACTCCCTCTATGCTCTCAACGAGGTGACCTTCGACTTGGACCTGCAACGGCCAGACTTGGATGGAGCCTGGCCCATGTTCTCAGA GTCCCGCTGCTCCAATTCCAACTGGACCCAGGGAAGAAGACCCAGAAAGATCAAAAATTCCCCTAAGGAG ATCTCACCCACATATGGAGACCCCACAGGAGGGCACCCAGAGGAGCCACATACCAGGCAGGCCAGTTCTCTGCGAGATGCACCCAGGGAAGACAGGTTGGCCGGACTCCCCAGGTCCCAGCAACACAAGCATCAGCCCCtctttttggaaaagaagaaagaagatccCAGGAGGCTTGGGCCTCCCCAGAGCACGTGGGAACTAGAGGGGGAGGAGCTTCAGCAAAACCAGgagaaaggagctccaaggacGGGAATGTGCCTGGAGAACTCAACACCTAGCATCCAGGGACAGGGCAAGGGGACCAAAGGGACTCTGAAGGAGGTGATAGGGACAGATACTGAGGGCAGGGGGGTTTTGCTGAGTGCAGAGGGCCAGAGAACAATAGATGGGACTTATGAAGGGGAAGCAGAGAGGAGTCATATCCATAGGCTGCTGGCCTCCAGCCCCAAAGAGATGATAAGGGATGCAGTGTCAGGGAGCCGTCAGGGCGGGAAAGTGCCCAGCATCCCCAGGGAGTTCTGGGTCCTTCAGGGCCTGGAAACAAAGGAAGGCTCCACCACGGAGAAGCCCCAAGAGCAAATAGGAGTGACCCATGCAACCAGGAGAGAGGAACAAGCAGAGATGGCCTTGCAGGATGTGGTCAAG agTCTCAGACATGGGCTCCAGAAAACCATGGAGCAGGCCCAGCACCAGGAACGGCTGCTGAAGGAGCAGGAAGGGGAGCTGAAGGCACTGCAGGAACAACTCAACAG GTGTCAGGAAGAGAGGGCCCGGCTGCAGGCGGAGCTGGAGCACAACCAACAGGAGGCTGAAAGGAAGGGTGCCATGCATGAGGAGGAGCTTGGCGGGCAGCGGGACCTGGTCCGGGCCATGAAGAGGCGGGTGCTGGAGCTGATTCA AGAGAAGGATAACCTGTGGCAGAAGGTCCAGCATCTCTCTTCCTTGGCCCCTGGATGCTGTGTTGTCTGTAACAAGATCTTTAGTCGGCTGTCTCGGCGGTACCTGTGCAG GCTCTGCGGAGGCCTGGTTTGCCATGCCTGCTCTGTGGATTTTAAGAAGAAGGAGTGCCACTGCCCACCCTGCTCCCAGAGGAGAGAAGCCCAGGTCCTCTGA